DNA from Verrucomicrobiales bacterium:
TTCGAGGAATTTGCGGCCTTCCCAGATGTTGAAGTGGTAACAGCCCACGGCGATCACGCCGACAATCAACAGCGAGAAATACTGCAACCAGGCCAACTTGGGCCATTCTAGCTCGCGTTCGACTTCCTCCGGGATGATGTAATATGCGGCACCCATGAATCCGCAGAGCAGCCAAACCACCAGGAGATTGGTATGCACGGCCCGGGCCGTGTTAAACGGGATCCAGTCGTGCAGCACATCGTAGCCGATGCGAGCAAACCCCATGATGAAGCCATAAACGATCTGCAGCGAGAACATTACCATCGCGGCGGCGAAGAACCAGTAGGCGATTTTTTGGGATTGGTATTTCATT
Protein-coding regions in this window:
- a CDS encoding cbb3-type cytochrome c oxidase subunit I; this translates as MKYQSQKIAYWFFAAAMVMFSLQIVYGFIMGFARIGYDVLHDWIPFNTARAVHTNLLVVWLLCGFMGAAYYIIPEEVERELEWPKLAWLQYFSLLIVGVIAVGCYHFNIWEGRKFLE